The Chitinophaga sp. H8 genome contains a region encoding:
- a CDS encoding OmpA family protein yields MKTFKSLVLLALICYLSNASAQRIDVKEKARNAATNRADQKVDNTIDKSLDKIEEGIGGLFKKKNKSTKETGKDKSQKRNDVAAEDQQQPSFATYNKFDFIPGDKILAFDDFKQDALGDLPAKWNSTGAAEIAKINGSEFNWVQLSGGDAYFNPQYITQMPDNCTVDFDMVINYSKVAYAYYQLRFGIEIISSATAKAQTENANVSANTGLTFNIHPYSDQEIHAISYLKGETQLETKAQFPALSSPAPIHISIMRQQQRVKIYFNDKKVYDLPQGLPPAQHYYLRFSALIDAWNDNQNIAKMYVSNLRYAAGKPDMRNKLLSEGKLVTRGILFDPGSAIVKPESAGVLKEIAAILNEHKELRVKIIGHTDSDGDNAKNQQLSEARAMAIKSILVEQYQVNEDYMTAEGKGETQPVDGNATTAGKANNRRVEFVKL; encoded by the coding sequence ATGAAAACATTTAAAAGCCTGGTCCTGTTGGCTTTGATATGCTATCTAAGTAATGCTTCAGCCCAAAGAATAGATGTAAAAGAAAAAGCCAGGAATGCAGCCACCAATAGAGCCGACCAAAAAGTGGATAATACTATTGACAAAAGTTTGGATAAAATAGAAGAGGGTATCGGAGGCTTGTTCAAAAAGAAAAATAAATCAACCAAGGAAACTGGCAAAGATAAGAGTCAGAAAAGAAACGATGTAGCTGCTGAAGATCAGCAACAGCCCTCTTTTGCCACCTATAATAAGTTTGATTTTATACCTGGAGATAAAATCCTCGCATTTGACGATTTCAAACAGGATGCCCTGGGTGATCTCCCGGCCAAATGGAATAGTACGGGTGCGGCAGAAATTGCTAAAATCAATGGCTCTGAATTCAATTGGGTACAATTAAGTGGGGGTGACGCCTATTTTAATCCCCAGTATATTACCCAAATGCCTGATAACTGTACAGTGGATTTCGATATGGTGATCAATTACAGCAAAGTAGCATATGCTTATTACCAGCTCAGGTTTGGTATCGAGATTATATCATCTGCAACAGCCAAAGCACAAACCGAAAACGCTAATGTAAGTGCCAATACCGGGCTCACTTTTAACATCCACCCTTATTCTGATCAGGAAATACATGCTATCAGCTATTTAAAGGGGGAAACTCAGCTGGAAACCAAAGCCCAATTTCCGGCACTGAGCAGTCCCGCCCCCATACATATCTCCATCATGCGTCAACAGCAACGTGTAAAGATCTATTTTAATGATAAAAAAGTGTATGACCTGCCTCAGGGCTTGCCCCCAGCCCAGCACTATTATCTTCGCTTCAGTGCACTAATTGATGCGTGGAATGACAATCAGAATATCGCCAAAATGTATGTTTCCAACCTGAGATATGCTGCCGGCAAACCTGATATGCGTAATAAATTATTGTCTGAAGGGAAACTGGTAACCCGCGGTATCCTCTTCGATCCCGGCTCAGCAATTGTCAAACCTGAATCGGCTGGTGTACTCAAAGAGATTGCAGCAATTTTGAATGAACACAAAGAGTTAAGGGTAAAAATCATTGGTCATACGGATAGTGACGGTGATAATGCTAAGAATCAACAATTATCTGAAGCAAGAGCAATGGCCATCAAAAGTATTTTGGTTGAACAGTACCAGGTGAATGAAGACTATATGACTGCCGAGGGCAAAGGCGAAACACAGCCTGTAGATGGAAATGCCACAACAGCTGGTAAAGCCAATAACCGCAGGGTAGAGTTTGTTAAATTATAA
- a CDS encoding efflux RND transporter permease subunit — translation MLRKFIERPVLATVVSIILVLLGGLSLFTLPVTQFPEIAPPSVAVTATYPGANAEVVARSVATPIEEAVNGVENMTYMTSTSNNDGSMSLNIYFKLGTDPDLAAVNVQNRVSKAVSLLPTEVVQAGISTQKQQNSMIMVVNLFSDVEAYDETFLQNYAKINIIPEMQRVNGVGQAMVFGAKDYSMRIWLKPERLAANKLSPQDVLTAIREQNVEAAPGRFGESSSEAFEYVIKYKGKLNQHEQYEDIILKANADGSVLRLKDVARVEFGAFTYSNDTKVNGKKGIGMALYQTAGSNANEIQVAVNKLMEKASKSFPAGVKYANIYSTKEYLDESIDQVKHTLIEAFILVFIVVFIFLQDFRSTLIPAIAVPVAIIGTFFFMQLFGFTINLLTLFALVLAIGIVVDDAIVVVEAVHAKMQRINMSPRDATISSMQEISGAIISITMVMAAVFIPVGFMEGPAGVFYRQFAFTMAIAILISAVNALTLSPALCALLLKNTHGEEAHGVKVATKGFGKRFFTAFNTGFEAMTGKYVRSLQFLVRRKWVALGGLVLIGGATFWMLKTTPTGFIPTEDQGFIVYSITMPPGASLERTTEVVRKVEGIMKDMESVNQYLSVSGLNIMTNSISSSYAVGFVKMKPHVERGAVKDLHAIMGQMNERLAGIKEANIFLFNMPTVPGFSNMDGFEVIVQDRTGGKLDKLGETAYGLIGELMKRKEIAFAFTTFNTGNPQYTLEVDEKKSKQLGVSVSEILQTLQVYYGSMFASDFNRFGKYYRVIVQADAPLRAQPESLNGVYVKNNLGEMVPVNSVVALKRVYGPETVTRNNLFNSVTINGQAKPGYSSGDAIKAVEEVASQYLPRGYSYEWVGMTKEEISAGGQAGLIFMLCLVFVYFLLAGQYESYLLPFSVILSIPLGIFGVFVFIKMFGIDNNIYVQVGLIMLIGLLAKNAILIVEYAVQRRRSGMGLLASALEAAKLRLRPILMTSFAFIAGLIPLMRATGSSALGNKSISTGAAGGMLTGVLLGIFVVPVLFVIFQFLQEKISRKRVQVEF, via the coding sequence ATGTTAAGAAAATTCATAGAAAGACCCGTATTAGCTACGGTAGTATCCATCATACTGGTATTGCTGGGCGGACTTTCATTATTTACGCTTCCGGTTACCCAGTTTCCGGAAATTGCACCACCCAGCGTAGCTGTAACAGCTACCTATCCAGGTGCCAATGCGGAAGTAGTGGCCCGCTCTGTAGCCACTCCTATTGAAGAAGCCGTGAATGGGGTAGAGAACATGACCTATATGACCTCTACTTCCAATAACGATGGCTCCATGTCATTGAATATCTATTTCAAGCTGGGAACAGACCCGGATCTGGCTGCGGTAAACGTACAGAATCGTGTATCTAAAGCCGTGAGCCTGCTTCCTACCGAAGTAGTGCAGGCGGGGATCTCTACCCAGAAGCAGCAGAATAGTATGATCATGGTGGTAAACCTCTTCAGTGATGTAGAGGCTTATGATGAAACCTTTCTGCAGAACTATGCTAAAATAAATATCATCCCGGAAATGCAGCGTGTGAACGGAGTAGGGCAGGCGATGGTATTTGGTGCCAAAGACTATTCCATGCGGATATGGCTGAAACCGGAACGTCTGGCAGCTAATAAATTATCGCCGCAGGATGTGTTAACGGCAATCAGGGAGCAGAACGTAGAGGCTGCACCGGGCCGTTTTGGAGAAAGCAGCAGTGAAGCATTTGAATATGTGATCAAGTATAAAGGTAAGCTGAACCAGCATGAACAATATGAAGACATTATCCTGAAAGCGAATGCAGACGGATCTGTATTGCGCCTGAAAGATGTGGCCCGCGTAGAGTTTGGCGCCTTTACTTATAGCAATGACACCAAAGTAAACGGTAAGAAAGGTATTGGGATGGCACTGTATCAGACTGCCGGTTCCAACGCCAATGAAATCCAGGTAGCTGTGAATAAGCTGATGGAAAAAGCCAGTAAGTCATTTCCTGCCGGGGTGAAATATGCGAACATCTATAGTACCAAAGAGTACCTGGACGAATCGATTGATCAGGTAAAACATACGCTGATAGAAGCTTTTATCCTGGTATTTATAGTGGTGTTTATATTCCTGCAGGATTTCCGTTCTACGCTGATACCAGCTATTGCGGTACCGGTAGCGATCATTGGTACTTTCTTTTTCATGCAGTTGTTTGGTTTTACGATCAACCTGCTGACATTGTTTGCCCTGGTACTGGCGATTGGTATTGTGGTGGATGATGCCATTGTGGTGGTGGAGGCGGTGCACGCCAAAATGCAGCGTATCAATATGTCGCCCAGGGATGCCACTATATCCTCTATGCAGGAGATCTCCGGTGCTATCATATCTATTACCATGGTGATGGCCGCAGTGTTTATACCGGTGGGTTTCATGGAAGGCCCGGCAGGGGTGTTTTACCGGCAGTTTGCCTTCACGATGGCGATTGCCATCCTGATCTCTGCGGTAAACGCATTAACACTGAGCCCTGCTTTGTGTGCGCTGTTATTGAAAAATACGCATGGAGAGGAAGCACATGGTGTTAAGGTAGCTACCAAAGGATTTGGTAAAAGATTCTTTACCGCCTTTAATACAGGCTTCGAAGCAATGACGGGCAAGTATGTACGCAGCCTGCAGTTCCTGGTACGTCGTAAGTGGGTGGCATTGGGGGGCCTGGTGTTGATAGGCGGCGCTACTTTCTGGATGCTGAAAACCACACCCACCGGATTTATTCCTACGGAAGACCAGGGATTTATCGTGTATTCCATTACAATGCCCCCGGGTGCCTCCCTGGAACGTACCACAGAAGTAGTACGCAAGGTGGAAGGTATCATGAAAGACATGGAATCTGTAAACCAGTACCTGAGCGTATCCGGTTTAAATATTATGACCAACTCCATCAGTTCCTCTTATGCAGTAGGTTTTGTGAAGATGAAACCACATGTGGAACGGGGAGCTGTAAAAGATCTGCACGCCATTATGGGGCAGATGAACGAGCGACTGGCAGGAATAAAAGAAGCGAATATCTTCCTCTTTAATATGCCTACCGTTCCAGGGTTCAGTAACATGGACGGATTTGAGGTGATTGTTCAGGACCGTACGGGTGGCAAACTGGATAAGCTGGGAGAAACCGCTTACGGACTCATTGGCGAGCTGATGAAGCGGAAGGAAATAGCTTTTGCGTTCACCACTTTCAACACCGGCAACCCGCAGTATACGCTTGAAGTAGATGAAAAGAAAAGTAAACAGCTGGGCGTTTCCGTGAGTGAGATCCTACAAACGCTGCAGGTGTATTATGGTAGTATGTTCGCTTCTGACTTTAACCGGTTTGGGAAATACTACCGGGTGATTGTGCAGGCAGATGCACCATTGCGTGCACAACCGGAATCATTGAATGGTGTATATGTAAAAAATAACCTGGGTGAAATGGTACCGGTCAACAGTGTGGTAGCATTAAAGCGGGTATACGGACCGGAAACGGTAACACGTAATAACCTGTTTAATTCTGTTACCATCAATGGACAGGCTAAACCAGGGTACAGTTCCGGGGATGCCATCAAAGCCGTAGAAGAGGTGGCCAGTCAGTATCTGCCCCGTGGTTACAGCTACGAATGGGTAGGTATGACCAAGGAAGAAATCAGTGCAGGCGGTCAGGCCGGACTTATATTCATGCTTTGTCTGGTGTTTGTATACTTCCTGCTTGCAGGGCAATATGAGAGCTATCTTTTGCCTTTCTCTGTAATCCTGTCTATTCCATTAGGAATCTTCGGAGTGTTTGTATTCATTAAGATGTTCGGTATTGATAACAATATTTATGTACAGGTAGGGTTGATTATGCTGATCGGGTTGCTGGCAAAGAATGCGATCCTGATTGTAGAATATGCCGTACAGCGCCGCCGGAGTGGTATGGGCTTGCTGGCATCAGCACTGGAAGCCGCGAAGCTGCGGTTGCGGCCTATCCTGATGACATCCTTTGCCTTTATAGCGGGTTTGATACCGTTGATGAGAGCTACAGGATCGTCTGCACTGGGTAACAAATCTATCAGTACCGGTGCAGCAGGTGGAATGTTGACAGGCGTATTATTGGGCATTTTTGTGGTGCCGGTATTGTTTGTGATCTTCCAGTTCCTGCAGGAAAAGATAAGCCGTAAGCGTGTACAGGTAGAGTTTTAA
- a CDS encoding LytR/AlgR family response regulator transcription factor: MSTPLSCVILDDNYLDRLAIASELEGRDSIRLIGSFASALEAIGPIKKQQPDLLLLDVNMPDINGLQLLKGLGSQAPACIIVSSHPEYALDGFALNVFDYILKPLTTERFNHALKRLRDFLAMKQRAEAYVAMVENEKIVFKEGHDEIHLTLNDISYLEAFGDYTKIVTPKKDYLTLATLGSFLENLPSEKFVRIHRSYAVAKAKVSLITRNTIGINNVNLPVGKTYRISLAQIKSLNGNTKS, from the coding sequence ATGTCTACACCCCTGTCATGCGTTATCTTGGATGATAATTACCTGGATAGATTGGCTATTGCGTCTGAATTGGAGGGGAGGGATTCCATACGGCTAATCGGCAGTTTCGCTTCAGCCTTAGAAGCAATCGGGCCGATAAAAAAGCAACAACCAGATCTTTTATTGCTCGATGTAAACATGCCGGACATTAACGGATTGCAGTTGCTAAAAGGGCTTGGTAGCCAGGCGCCGGCCTGTATTATTGTTTCCTCACATCCGGAGTATGCCTTGGACGGTTTTGCACTCAACGTTTTCGATTACATACTGAAGCCATTAACGACCGAAAGATTTAATCACGCATTGAAGCGGTTAAGAGATTTTTTGGCGATGAAACAAAGAGCAGAAGCGTATGTTGCTATGGTAGAAAATGAGAAAATTGTATTCAAAGAAGGACATGATGAAATCCATCTTACTTTAAATGATATCAGCTATCTGGAAGCATTTGGAGATTACACCAAAATTGTTACTCCTAAAAAGGATTATCTAACCCTGGCTACACTTGGTTCTTTTTTAGAAAATCTTCCGTCTGAAAAATTTGTGCGCATTCATCGTAGCTATGCTGTAGCTAAAGCCAAAGTCAGTTTAATAACACGTAATACTATTGGAATTAACAATGTCAATCTGCCTGTAGGTAAGACGTATCGTATTTCATTGGCACAGATCAAATCATTAAATGGGAACACGAAATCTTGA
- a CDS encoding helix-turn-helix domain-containing protein: MEVAKRLRAPVYRVNNVEGSQFHIHRMFGSDPILQKIAIPHRHDGYSIGILIRGSIRQTVDFKEETITAPAIMLLEPDQVHQHDLNADCEVIHINFSRDFLVPETIGVVSCWQCVFSSSGVLKLNDHEMQEVMAYARLIDAEFKSDKIRKEAVIRNLLSAFIIACGRIAQPAELMLNNESAQHTMARQFKMLVDTHFREKVQVSDYAELLFVTPGHLNDTVKAIFDRSAKQVIDSKRVTEAKRLLYWGQHSIKEICWQLKFEDDAYFNRFFKKHTGFTPATFQKNSRDSYQ; encoded by the coding sequence ATGGAGGTAGCTAAAAGATTACGTGCACCGGTATACCGGGTAAATAATGTGGAAGGCTCTCAGTTTCACATTCACAGAATGTTTGGCTCAGATCCGATACTGCAGAAAATTGCTATTCCGCACCGGCATGATGGTTATAGTATTGGTATCCTTATCCGGGGCAGTATCAGACAAACGGTAGACTTTAAAGAGGAAACTATTACAGCCCCTGCAATCATGCTGTTGGAACCGGACCAGGTGCATCAGCATGATCTGAATGCCGACTGTGAGGTGATCCATATTAACTTTTCACGCGACTTCCTGGTACCGGAAACCATCGGGGTGGTCAGTTGCTGGCAGTGTGTATTCAGCTCTTCCGGTGTATTAAAACTCAATGATCATGAGATGCAGGAAGTGATGGCTTATGCCAGGCTGATAGATGCTGAATTCAAAAGTGATAAGATCCGGAAAGAAGCCGTGATCCGCAACCTGTTAAGCGCCTTTATTATTGCCTGCGGGCGTATCGCTCAACCCGCAGAGCTGATGCTGAATAATGAGTCGGCCCAGCATACAATGGCCAGACAATTTAAAATGCTGGTGGATACTCATTTCCGGGAAAAAGTGCAGGTAAGTGATTATGCAGAACTGCTGTTTGTAACCCCCGGCCATCTCAATGATACCGTAAAAGCCATATTTGACAGAAGCGCCAAGCAGGTGATTGACTCCAAAAGGGTAACAGAGGCTAAACGCCTGCTCTATTGGGGACAGCACTCCATTAAAGAGATTTGCTGGCAGCTGAAATTTGAAGATGATGCTTATTTTAACCGGTTCTTTAAAAAGCATACCGGTTTTACGCCAGCTACTTTCCAGAAAAACAGCCGGGATAGTTATCAATAA
- a CDS encoding sensor histidine kinase — MKQVFYNSWLANIFLLALTLLLNYLITKHYGPPENNLKYLAYNTTLVTLVYCLTVIHNVFILRQLTDQQRYWRYALLLLTYLITSTLLLSLIRTNIFHYTDDGSSWIDDLAFNTVFLFVGIGVLYLYRQTTQQTKELKNSLLLREKEIQYLQSQLNPHFFFNTLNNLYGVSLRFPKKTPELILSISELMRYQLESSQKQRVPLTDELQFIRNYMHLERARIRQRCRVNFKKRGDEQGLFIAPLILIAFIENAFKYAPACIQGSYIKVELQVKDKTLFMKISNTVPESRQLVSSTRVGLSNVQQRLELMYANTHTLSSYEENKVYYTSLSLVLDTHE; from the coding sequence ATGAAACAAGTATTTTACAATAGCTGGCTGGCTAATATCTTTCTTCTGGCACTTACGCTGCTATTGAATTATCTGATCACCAAACACTACGGGCCTCCGGAAAATAATCTTAAATACCTGGCGTATAATACCACCCTGGTAACCCTGGTATACTGCCTCACCGTTATACACAATGTATTTATATTAAGACAGCTGACGGACCAGCAGCGGTACTGGAGATATGCTTTGTTACTGCTGACTTACCTGATCACTTCTACCCTGTTGTTGTCGCTGATCCGGACCAACATATTCCATTATACGGATGACGGATCGTCCTGGATAGATGACCTGGCTTTTAATACCGTATTCCTGTTTGTGGGAATTGGCGTGTTGTATTTATACCGGCAAACCACCCAACAGACCAAAGAACTGAAAAACTCGCTATTACTACGGGAAAAGGAAATTCAATACCTGCAAAGCCAGCTAAACCCCCATTTCTTCTTTAATACCCTGAACAACCTCTATGGGGTGAGCCTGCGCTTTCCCAAAAAAACACCGGAGCTGATACTCAGTATCTCCGAGCTGATGCGCTACCAGCTGGAAAGCTCCCAGAAACAACGGGTACCCCTTACAGATGAACTGCAGTTTATACGGAACTACATGCACCTGGAAAGGGCCCGTATCCGGCAGCGCTGCCGCGTGAACTTCAAAAAGAGAGGGGATGAACAGGGCCTGTTTATTGCACCCCTGATATTAATCGCTTTCATTGAAAATGCCTTTAAATATGCACCTGCCTGCATACAAGGTTCCTATATCAAAGTAGAACTGCAGGTAAAGGATAAGACACTCTTCATGAAGATCAGCAACACCGTACCGGAAAGCCGGCAACTGGTGTCATCTACCCGGGTGGGACTCAGCAACGTACAGCAGCGGCTGGAATTAATGTATGCGAATACCCACACCCTGTCATCATACGAAGAAAATAAAGTATATTATACTTCTTTAAGTTTAGTATTGGATACACATGAATAA
- a CDS encoding efflux RND transporter periplasmic adaptor subunit → MKPLSKPIFANMPGGFIYSVVIMALLSGCGASVANTETKQPVTALPVLNISTVPATTYREYTATLEGKVNVEIRPQVEGVLDKIYVDEGAFVKAGQPLFKIHDRPYEEQLSNANATLQAAQANMQKAQLEVDRLTPLVQNNVVAEVQLKTAQSVYQSAKASVAQAQAMVGSARINLGFTQINAPVSGYIGRIPYKAGSLVGRAETQPLTLLSDVNEVYAYFAMSETDFLQFKNETAGNTIADKVKQMPPVDLVLSDNSVYPQKGKIETMQGQFDKNIGTISFRATFPNAAGLLRSGNTGKIRIPEEFAAALVVPQSATFELQDKVFVFVVADSNKVASKPITVAGKSGAYYFVEKGVKAGDRIVYTGLDRLQDGAVITPQPMSMDSLLKVKPL, encoded by the coding sequence ATGAAACCTTTGTCAAAACCAATTTTTGCAAACATGCCGGGAGGCTTTATCTATAGTGTTGTCATCATGGCGTTATTGTCAGGTTGCGGTGCATCAGTGGCCAATACAGAAACGAAGCAACCTGTTACTGCCTTGCCGGTATTAAACATCAGCACAGTACCAGCTACTACTTACCGGGAGTATACAGCTACCCTGGAAGGTAAAGTAAACGTAGAGATACGTCCGCAGGTAGAAGGTGTGCTTGATAAGATTTATGTAGATGAGGGCGCTTTTGTAAAAGCGGGACAACCGTTGTTCAAGATCCATGACCGCCCTTATGAAGAACAACTAAGCAATGCCAATGCTACTTTACAGGCAGCACAGGCCAATATGCAGAAGGCACAGCTGGAAGTAGACCGGCTTACCCCGCTGGTACAGAATAATGTAGTAGCGGAGGTGCAGTTGAAAACAGCACAATCTGTTTACCAGTCGGCCAAAGCAAGCGTAGCACAGGCACAGGCCATGGTAGGCAGTGCACGTATCAACCTGGGCTTTACCCAGATCAATGCACCGGTTAGCGGATATATAGGCAGGATTCCTTACAAAGCGGGCAGCCTGGTAGGAAGGGCAGAAACGCAGCCACTTACTTTGTTGTCTGATGTAAATGAAGTGTACGCTTACTTTGCGATGAGTGAAACAGACTTCCTGCAGTTTAAAAATGAAACAGCCGGGAATACCATTGCGGATAAAGTAAAACAAATGCCGCCGGTAGATCTGGTACTTTCTGATAATAGTGTATATCCTCAAAAAGGGAAAATAGAAACGATGCAGGGCCAGTTTGACAAAAATATCGGCACCATCAGTTTCCGGGCTACATTCCCTAATGCAGCAGGTTTACTCCGCTCAGGCAATACCGGTAAAATAAGGATTCCGGAAGAGTTTGCAGCAGCATTGGTAGTACCGCAATCCGCCACTTTTGAGCTGCAGGATAAGGTGTTTGTATTTGTAGTGGCAGACAGCAATAAAGTAGCCAGCAAACCTATCACGGTAGCAGGTAAAAGCGGTGCTTACTACTTCGTGGAGAAAGGGGTGAAAGCGGGCGACCGTATAGTATATACCGGACTTGACCGTTTACAGGATGGGGCAGTGATTACCCCGCAGCCGATGTCTATGGACAGCCTGCTGAAAGTAAAACCCCTGTAG
- a CDS encoding efflux transporter outer membrane subunit, with protein MQKKYIAFYLLFLPAVMWLASCRVGRNYQQPALALPAQFGNTAPSDTSIAGMEWKQFFSDAVLQELIGKALSGNYDMQLALKRVASAQAYLKQAKAAWLPAVNAQVAASTTFPSKNSLNGLSLGNFMDGAEHLEDYSVNVGVSWEIDVWGKIRRQKEAALATYLQSYEGARAVQTALVGTIANSYFNLLMLDGQLKIAHSNVALSDTIVQMMRLQKTAGEVTELAVQQAISQKQTAELLLPQLEQGIAIQENAIRILTGELPGSLARSSRLADQRIWDSLPTGIPAAMISRRPDVRSEEMALVAANAQVGVAQGNMYPALSLTATGGLNSFKASNWFNMPASLFGTVAGSLAQPVFQRRTLKTQLEVAKIQREEAVIRFRQSALTAVGEVTDALIKLDKLKTQQQIADSQVSTLHVAVQQAQMLFRSGMANYLEVITAQSRALQAELSQVDIDRQQLSAMVDLYRSLGGGWK; from the coding sequence ATGCAAAAAAAATATATCGCCTTTTATTTATTGTTTTTACCCGCAGTGATGTGGTTAGCATCTTGCCGCGTGGGCCGCAATTATCAGCAGCCCGCGCTGGCGCTACCCGCACAGTTTGGTAATACAGCCCCTTCAGATACCAGTATTGCCGGGATGGAATGGAAACAGTTTTTCTCGGATGCAGTGTTGCAGGAACTGATAGGAAAGGCGCTTTCCGGTAACTACGATATGCAGCTGGCTTTAAAAAGGGTAGCATCTGCACAGGCCTATCTGAAACAAGCCAAGGCTGCCTGGCTGCCCGCGGTGAACGCGCAGGTAGCAGCCTCTACTACTTTTCCCTCTAAGAATAGTTTGAATGGATTAAGCCTGGGTAATTTCATGGATGGAGCGGAACACCTGGAAGACTATAGTGTTAATGTAGGCGTATCCTGGGAAATTGATGTGTGGGGTAAAATCCGGCGTCAGAAGGAAGCAGCGCTGGCTACTTATCTGCAGTCTTACGAAGGTGCCAGAGCCGTGCAAACCGCCCTGGTAGGAACGATTGCCAATAGTTATTTTAACCTGCTGATGCTGGATGGACAGCTGAAAATTGCACATAGCAATGTGGCTTTGAGTGACACCATTGTGCAAATGATGCGGTTGCAGAAAACCGCCGGAGAGGTAACTGAGCTGGCCGTGCAACAGGCGATTTCACAAAAACAAACGGCCGAATTACTGCTGCCACAGCTGGAACAGGGGATTGCTATACAGGAAAATGCCATCCGTATTTTAACGGGTGAGCTGCCTGGCAGTCTTGCCCGCAGCAGTAGGCTGGCTGATCAGCGCATATGGGATTCCCTGCCTACGGGGATACCGGCAGCCATGATCAGCCGCCGTCCGGACGTACGTAGTGAAGAAATGGCTTTAGTAGCAGCGAATGCCCAGGTAGGGGTGGCACAGGGTAATATGTATCCAGCATTAAGTCTTACCGCTACCGGTGGTTTGAATTCATTTAAAGCCAGTAACTGGTTTAATATGCCTGCTTCCCTGTTTGGTACCGTGGCGGGTAGTCTTGCACAGCCAGTATTTCAGCGGCGTACGCTGAAAACCCAACTGGAAGTAGCCAAGATCCAAAGGGAAGAAGCCGTGATCAGGTTCCGTCAATCTGCATTAACAGCAGTAGGAGAGGTAACGGATGCCTTGATAAAACTGGATAAACTGAAAACGCAGCAGCAGATTGCAGATAGCCAGGTAAGTACTTTACATGTGGCAGTACAGCAGGCGCAGATGCTTTTCCGTAGTGGTATGGCCAATTACCTGGAAGTAATTACGGCCCAAAGCAGGGCATTACAGGCGGAGCTTAGCCAGGTGGATATTGACCGCCAGCAGCTGAGCGCAATGGTAGATTTATACCGCTCCTTAGGTGGCGGATGGAAATAG
- a CDS encoding LytR/AlgR family response regulator transcription factor: MNKLNCLIVDDELGAHYVLEAHIAKVQALKIIGNCYNALEAANMLHRERVDILFLDINMPELTGFDLLKTLPNRPQVIVTTAYSEFALESYEYDVVDYLLKPISFSRFLKAVNKVIQQGDTTTAPTAATLELKTGNTQTTVEADDIYYIQSLGNYVKVFLENRSLVVNATTAEMEKLLPAQRFIRIHKSYIIAAEKVETIGVRHVIIQGATLPVGQTFKMNLLKLKDKL; encoded by the coding sequence ATGAATAAATTAAACTGCCTGATTGTAGACGATGAGTTAGGCGCACATTATGTGCTGGAAGCACATATTGCAAAAGTACAGGCACTGAAAATAATCGGTAATTGTTACAATGCCCTGGAAGCTGCCAATATGCTGCACCGGGAGCGGGTGGATATCCTTTTCCTGGATATTAATATGCCAGAACTTACCGGATTTGACCTGCTGAAAACATTACCCAACAGGCCACAGGTTATTGTTACTACGGCCTATAGCGAGTTTGCACTGGAAAGCTATGAGTATGATGTGGTGGATTATCTGTTAAAGCCCATCAGCTTTTCCCGCTTCCTGAAAGCAGTGAATAAAGTAATCCAGCAGGGGGATACTACCACGGCACCTACTGCTGCTACGCTGGAATTAAAAACCGGTAATACACAAACTACCGTAGAGGCAGACGACATCTATTATATACAAAGCCTGGGTAATTATGTGAAGGTATTCCTGGAAAACAGGTCGCTGGTGGTAAATGCGACTACTGCTGAAATGGAGAAGCTATTGCCCGCCCAACGTTTCATCCGTATTCATAAATCCTATATTATCGCTGCAGAAAAAGTAGAAACAATTGGTGTGCGCCACGTCATTATACAGGGGGCTACGCTTCCTGTAGGACAAACCTTCAAAATGAACCTCCTTAAACTAAAGGATAAGCTGTAA
- a CDS encoding SRPBCC family protein, which produces MEKIEHINYIKAPIADVYTALTTQTGLGAVWTTELIVKPELGFINEFDFGDNYATKMKVVELSENKSVLWECVATDPEWVGTGISFDLTEKNGVTAVVLKHFDWRELTEFYRWCNYNWAMFLLSLKSYCEDGEGTPYQKRKF; this is translated from the coding sequence ATGGAAAAAATCGAGCATATCAATTATATTAAAGCACCCATTGCGGATGTTTATACAGCATTAACAACGCAAACAGGTCTTGGAGCTGTTTGGACAACAGAATTGATTGTTAAGCCAGAATTGGGATTTATCAACGAGTTTGATTTCGGCGACAATTATGCCACGAAAATGAAGGTAGTGGAGTTATCCGAAAATAAAAGCGTGCTATGGGAATGTGTGGCTACAGACCCGGAGTGGGTTGGAACAGGCATTTCTTTTGACCTGACAGAGAAGAACGGTGTAACAGCAGTTGTGCTCAAGCATTTCGATTGGCGGGAACTGACCGAATTTTACCGGTGGTGTAATTACAACTGGGCCATGTTCCTGTTAAGCCTTAAAAGCTACTGTGAAGATGGTGAGGGAACACCCTATCAAAAGCGGAAGTTTTAA